In Oncorhynchus masou masou isolate Uvic2021 chromosome 11, UVic_Omas_1.1, whole genome shotgun sequence, the genomic stretch CACTAAGAAAACAATGTACTTATTAAGTATTTAAGTATTAACGTGTATGTATGGATAATTTGACAATGGATTTTTTTCTCTTTAATCTTATTGATTAACTGTATGGTTTATATTTTAGTATTTGAGTGAAATTCCATCATGCTGTACATgctgtaaataaatataaaaaatgacATTAAAACCAACAATATTGTTAAAAACGCATTACCTTTATTCATTGTTTTCTGTTTCCTAAATTACTAAATATTCAACACAACAAAGGAAATATGTAATGAAAATCACTGATTTTGAATATGTACTACTATCTTATCTAAGAGCTAGAACTATCATTTACTCATATAATTAtgttttttctgtgtgtgtttgtgtccaatCAGCAGACCAGCAGGGTGGTTATGGGAAGTCCCCCAGGCGAGGTGGTCACCAAAACAATTACAAGCCGTATTGATGTAACAGAAGtaccacacccacagacaggTATGTTTTATAAGTCACCTACAACAAACCTAGATAATGTGCAATCTACCTACCtctgtataataataataataaaccctCATAATGTTTTTCTCTTTATAGTTTTTCACAGCACCTGAAAAGTGCTTTACAGTAGTCTTAACATAGAGGCTACAGTCTTTTTTTGGTGAATTATTTCTGCTGCCTCTTATGAGCCATTTTGTAACTGTAAAGTTAACAGGTatagtactactattactacagtaaAATGGATACCAAGAGTTAAGGATTTACAAGggaaaagagagtgaaagagagaaaataaTAATGTTGTCTCCTAACTCTGACATATACCTTGTTTGTACCTGCCAGCGGAGCTTCCTTGCAGGCCATGAGCTGACCTCCCCGGTACTCTCTGGCCCGCTCAATGCGGACCGGGTACGAGAGGCGTACGCTCTCGAATGCTGCCATTTGGTATGGTCTTCCAACATCCTGTCTCAGCATTGTAAATAAAAACTAAGTGGGACATGTCCGGCTTTGTccacttttttttattttcatttgtttaatttCTGTAATGTGTTTTTTTGTAATGTAAAACTTAAATACAAATTATGTAATTTTAATGCCATTTTTTACAGGCCCTTACTCCCCCGTCAAGTAATGGTAAATTACAACATGATACTGAGAAAATAACTATTTACTTTTCAAAGGACACGGCTTTCTCTGGACTTTCCAGTGTCTTTTTCATTCCTAATCATACCTGTAATTCTTGCTTTTCTTTATTTAGCTCTTGTAGCAGTAATAGCCAGTAGTCCATGAGCTAAAACCTGGTTTGTACTTGGATGCTACTGCGTTGGAGAAGTGCGTTATTTTTGTACTTGTATTGTTTGCTTGTGTTACTGACAGCGGTGGGAAAACTTCTCCTTTAAACGTTAATTTTCCTCTAACAAAATTCTCTTTTTAACCTTTTGAGAAAGTATCAAAGTATCTCTACGTTTCCTGGAAATTTGCATGTAATGCTTTCTTTAATGTGTCTCTTTTTGACCAATTGAAGGCTTTACTCATTGGTTTTGTATTTGGGCTTTGAACTCTTTAATTTGTCACACTTCAGGATTTCTAGCTTATGGACTAACTTGTTTTTAATTCTTAATTGTAAGACATATTTTTATCTATTGTATTGTGTTTTCTTAATGGAAATGGTAAAGACGGGATTCCTTTGACATTTAGTTGTAGCCCTACTAGTAGTAACCTTCATCGTTAACAGTTTGACTTGTTTTGTCTTTTTCAGGATGGAAGAATGAAGGATATCTTGTGAAGGAGCGTTGGCAGACGAAGTGACAGGTTTCAGTCAAGAGTTTCCTTTATTATGGACGGCTTGAGACAGGACACAGTCAGAGTATTCAGTTGATCTACGCACATTGAATTTATGTTCAGTGTTGTATTTTGTTGTTTCTTCTTGCAAAGCTTTTAAAAGTTTCCTATTCGTCTTGTATTGAGTTACACTGTGTGAAAGGAATATATGCAGAATTATATTTAAGAGTTGATTGTTCACTTACGCTCAGTGTTATCCCTTTTGTTAAATGTGTGTAATATTCTATGTAAATTGCTTTTTGTTAAGGCATAAATTACCATTATTGAAACCCAAATAGGACTAGGATACTTAATTGTCCCTGAGGTGGAAATTTGTCTTCGATAAATAAAATTGGATTGGTCAGGGCCAGAAAATAAATGATTTATATTGCGGTCAAAAGCAAATGCAAATGGGCCCTTAAATAAATCTACATCCTTTATCGTAGTTATCACAAGTAAACATTTTGTTAATATATATTTGACATGGTACACAGAAATATAGAACATTCAGAAATCatcaaaacatttaaataaaaaaacgtATCTGAAATTGAAATGGATTGTTTTTTTACAGTGTGAACTGTTTGTTACATTAAGCTTTACCCTTGGACAGTATTATATTGCTAGTGGAGTGTAACTGtatactgtaatgaagtgaactATTGTGGCCACCATTTCTAAAGCAGtaaatcagcagttgaaacaataacaaagcgacTCCCCGCCCCTGTTTCGGTTAAAAGTTGAGGGATGGGGTTTGAGAAATGTAACtactcaaattcatagacggTGCGATGGATGAAAGGACTGACTATCCATGATATAGCATTTGTAGTTTTAACCATGGTTTGAggatatagtgtttgtttacatttacttggTTTACAAACATTGAAGTAAAACAAGctaatattttgggttctgatggggtacgacagttgaactaagctcatgaggcatttataagttcttcaagaatcaatgggtataaaTCATTAACTTATAAATCAGAAAATGTAtatagcaactgcagattgcccctttaagcaCAAATATAAAGCATTCAATGAACCCTAATGCTGTGGGAAGAGGCTCCTTACCTGTAATGTTTCTCTTGGGACAAAAATACACAATCAAATGTATCTACAAAAATGATGAGATGTATGTTATTAAACATCAAATGAACAGATATAATCTAAAAACAATCAAACAAATTCCAGGACGCTTATTTACAGAAGTCATGTGAAATGTAATATTTTGTCACGATACTATACATAATCCACCTTGAGCCTTGGGGAGAAGACCAGAATGAAACTACAGTTTCATCAAATTCAAAACATGACTGTTGGTGATTGTGCTTCATCCTATTCCTTTTAGCGAGAATGTAGTACTGTAGGAGTCTGTGAGGCAATTTAACTGGGGATGACACCTGTAGCAAAcaggatgatgaggatgaggatgatcaGAACTATCACTCCAATGATGATCATCATCTTGGCGTTCTTCCACCAGTACTTCCGGGCTACCCGCGTGGATGTCCTCTGAAAGGAGTCTGCCTGAAAATTCAAGAAATTATGGAAGGTTAAGTCAAATATAATTGGGTTTCAAGCAAGTTTAAGCAGAAACAGACAGGCAAACCAGAAGCATATTGGCTGTTCAACACCTTTCTCTAGACTAGAGGGACCACTACTTATCACCTCAAAAAatactattgtctttctcttatAATACTTACGGTTGCTTGTAGCTCATGTGTCTTGTCAACCAAGTcatctaacctctctcccctctccagtactttgttgatgttGTCTTTGAGTATAACTTTAACTTCATTGACTTGGCCCTGCACCGAGTCCATCTTAGAGGAGGCTGGCTGTTGAGAACTGTAGtcagcctacagagaggaagaggagagaatcTGCTCTGAATATTATCAATATATTAGGTATGACACACTGTAACCATAGTTTTCAGAATAACATGACACTTTGCTCCTGTATGATGGAGAAATGTTCATCTGACTTCGCAAAAAAAACAAGATTCATCCATATCAATTCACACAAATACAGGAGCCAATACACAGGGCAGAATGCAATTCAATAACACCAGGATATACAGTATAATTTGAACATATCTGAAAGCAGGCCAAGCAAATATTGCTCTATCGCTCAGCCTCAGCCATTCCTGTATTGACACATTCCTGACTAGACAGTTTTTTTCACTTCCTACAAAACAGCTAGTTCACTGCTTTCTTTAGTCCCAAAGGTTATTGGACTGTCAGACATTTACTTACACGGAAGTCACATGTAAATAACTATATTCACAGCCTAGCCTGCCTGATCCTGTTGTTTATAGTCTTTGTTCCTTTAATACCACTGCTCTACTCACTGTAGTGCTTATAGTTCAGATCATTAGTGTGCCCTCAAGGCATATGACTGCCTCACATTCACAGCTTCCACATGACAAAGTAAATACACTTACCATGTCAGAACAAATTAATTTATCCACAAAACAAAGAACTACTCCACTTCAGAGGGTAAATGTTTCACAAATATGTATTATCCAGACGAATTACTAGCATAGTAAATAAAGTAGAGACAAGTAAAGTATGCTTCAGACAGCTGTAGATTGAGACACAGGCGAACAGGCAGGTACAGACACAGGTTCCGCACAGCGCTGCCCCTCCCTGTAGTTACACATTAACTACTTCTGCTGCACTGGAGCTCTACCATTGGCCTGATGTTAGTCACTCATCTCTTTACATAGAACTAGGATTAGTAGAATTGAGATTGCTCTGAAACCCCCCAGATGTCCATGGTCCACCCCATAGTGCACGTATAGCACTTGAGATAGAAACAAGATTTGGAGAAATTACATGACAAGCTGATCTTCTGAATTTTAATGCCCATTCTACCTATTCTAATTCTATGTGTCTTTGGGACATACCATCAGCTGTCCTAGCACCTGATGCAGTTCAGCGCTGGGCAAAGGTCACTTTATTTATCAGGGGGCTGTTAGCAAAGGAACTGCAGATCTTGAAGGCAATAAAAAGTCAAGTCACTTGCTTGCTACATAAGCTACATCTGATTTCATAAGAATGcaaaatagttagttaaatagttacccggactatctgcattgactctTTTTGCTCTAACTTTTTTGATTCATCACACTCTGCggctactgtttactatctgttacTTTATTCCTAttcatatgtacatatctacctcaattatgTACCTTGTAGccttgcacattgactcggtacaggtatcCCCTGTACTGTATAGCCACCTTATCGTTCctcattgtgtatctattattacgtgttttattttattatttctctattttctttctctctgcaatgttgggaagggcccgtcagtaagcatttcactgttagtccacacttattatttatgaagcatgtgactaatacaatttgatttgatttccatgGCTGGCCATGTTGTTCAGATCGCTCTGTTCCAAACATGAGGCTAGTACCAGGAAGAGGAGGGCATACACTTTATTTATGGAAATAAGCTCCACTCTTGTTATTTTAAAGAGACAGATATTCCCTCCCTCAAAGCAGTCTAAATGTTTTGACATGTTTGAGTGTTACTGTATTTTATAGTAAAACTGAATCACTCTTCTTCTCTAAATAGGGTATAACTTGAAGAAAATAAACAATTTCACATGAAACGTTACCCTTTCTTTGGCCATCAAACAGTAGGAAAAGACTACTGTAGGTATGCGTAACCCATATGATATCCCCTTGATTTGTGGTGAAATCTGTCCTTGTAACTCCATCTATTCCAGTACAGTATAAGGTTGTAAATGGATATTGTTAAGAAATTGATGGGCCCTACTGGACTCATACTGTAGCTGAGCTCTGTGACACAGATTTAGGACACCCCATCCTCTGACAGGATGTGGTGCTGGCAATCAGGTTCAGATACATGGAATTacacatactgtagtgtagtaataGTTTGCTCACCCATCCAATGGAATGGTTCTTCGATACAGAGCTCCAAACGGCAGTTGGGTTAGGAATAATTGacccctacccccccccctctcacacacgcacacacacacataaaatctTGCACCTCTGACAGCAAGGTCAGCAAGGATGATCTAGCTTCTAGCTACAATGCAGTACACTATTGGCATGGTCTTGGTTTATAAGCTACAACAAGTTAAAACTGccgtatctatgctgcaatagtttgtgtcggggggttagggtcagtctgttatctggagtatttctcctgtctatctggtgtcctgtatacTCTCTaattcttcctctctttctttctttctctctctcagaggacctgagccctaggaccatgcttcaggactacctggcctgatgactccttgctgtccccagtctacctggtcgtgctgctgctccagtttcaactgttctgcctgcagctatggaaccctgacctgttcactggacgtgctacctgtcccagacctgctgttttcaactctctagagacagcaggagcggtagagaaactctgaatgatcggctatgaagagccaactgacatttactcctgagatgctgacctgtggcaccctctacaaccactgtgattattattatttgaccctactggtcatctatgaacatttgaacatcttggccatgctctgttataatctccatccggcacagccagaagaggactggcctcccctcatagcctggttcctctctaggtttcttcctaggttctggcctttctaggaaatgtttcctag encodes the following:
- the LOC135548226 gene encoding vesicle-associated membrane protein 8-like codes for the protein MADYSSQQPASSKMDSVQGQVNEVKVILKDNINKVLERGERLDDLVDKTHELQATADSFQRTSTRVARKYWWKNAKMMIIIGVIVLIILILIILFATGVIPS